In the Kwoniella shivajii chromosome 2, complete sequence genome, one interval contains:
- a CDS encoding signal peptidase I encodes MFSNEIARIRKLGLQGLLFQALNLLTVVSSGLMMWKGLCLFTNSESPIVVVLSGSMEPAFYRGDILFLTNPAEVPYEIGDITIYKIPGQNIPIVHRVIESHITNTTQFLLTKGDNNPGDDITLYNGIEWIEREHIIGKVKGFLPYIGYVTIAMNDFPQLKYALLGCVGLVMLIQQEN; translated from the exons ATGTTCTCAAACGAAATAGCTCGCATACGGAAACTTGGATTACAGGGG CTCCTCTTCCAAGCGTTGAATCTCTTGACGGTGGTATCATCaggattgatgatgtggaaaGGATTATGCCTTTTCACCAATTCAGAATCACCAATAGTCGTCGTTCTTTC AGGATCAATGGAACCTGCTTTCTACAGAGGAgatatcttgttcttgactaatccagctgaagtACCTTATGAAATTGGAGATATAACGATTTATAAGAT TCCCGGTCAGAACATTCCTATCGTACATCGAGTGATAGAATCCCATATCAC GAACACAACACAGTTCTTACTCACTAAAGGAGATAATAATCCAGGTGATGATATAACATTGTATAATGGTATAGAATGGATTGAGAGAGAACATATAATTGGCAAAGTAAAAGG GTTCTTACCTTATATTGGATACGTGACAATAGCaatg AACGATTTCCCTCAACTGAAATACGCTTTATTAGGTTGTGTAGGTTTAGTTATGTTGATACAACAAGAAAATTAG
- a CDS encoding tryptophan-tRNA ligase, with protein sequence MSLTPDQPSKSGAMTPGGIATELSKLDLPAPSGLRLSLPDKQNSKLKLNSTSPSSERGEGEGGPISAISSAISSVFSPISTQTDDTGDISGPEPEALTAARRKARSESVSEQLSTTLAEMKLPQPERIFGPNEPENNSPDMGNTKQGVNDDDWAKIKLDDDTPEAVKEPKRMTHSRHTSRADAALPNKQPTIKETHEPSGSSTPNVAKEQKVTPFDVEGEVDAEGKDLGIDYDKLTKRFGASLISQDVLDRFERLTGQKPHPLLRRGTFYSHRDFNLILDRYEKGQPFYLYTGRGPSSDSMHMGHLIPFMFTAYLQRVFNVPLVIQLTDDEKYLLERDVKKQAEIMKKIKGKKPIDLLRHYKKMGQDNVKDIIACGFIPEKTFIFSDLAHVGGAFYENVVLMAKTITQSQSRNVFGFTDSDNVGMFHFAAVQATPSFSNSFPQIFGTRDDVPALIPCAIDQDPYFLLTRDAADRLGYKKPALLHSKFLPALQGAGTKMSASKENTAIFMTDDSKKIAKKIKSHAFSGGGATQEEHQKNGGDPDVDIAYQYLSFFEEDDSRMVKLAQEYRAGTLSTSEMKAACIDKIQEVVAEFQKNRAAVTDENLAYFQDSTRKIDPRPRAKESAEAAVPASAA encoded by the exons ATGTCATTGACACCTGATCAACCTTCGAAAAGCGGAGCCATGACTCCAGGAGGTATAGCGACTGAATTATCAAAATTAGATTTACCTGCACCAAGTGGATTAAGATTGTCTCTACCCGATAAACAGAATTCTAAACTGAAATTGAACtcgacttcaccttcatccgaaagaggagaaggagaaggtggaccTATAAGTGCCATTTCAAGTGCCATTTCATCTGTTTTCTCACCTATCAGTACTCAAACAGATGATACAGGTGATATATCGGGACCTGAACCAGAAGCTCTGACAGCTgcaagaaggaaagcaagATCAGAAAGTGTTTCCGAACAACTATCAACTACTTTAGCGGAAATGAAATTACCTCAACCAGAAAGAATATTCGGTCCAAACGAACCTGAAAATAATTCACCTGATATGGGAAATACTAAACAAGGTGTAAACGATGACGATTGGGCTAAAATAaaattagatgatgatactcCTGAAGCTGTGAAAGAGCCTAAAAGAATGACTCATAGTAGACATACTTCAAGAGC CGACGCTGCACTCCCTAATAAACAACCCACAATCAAGGAAACCCACGAACCATCAGGATCATCCACTCCAAATGTAGCTAAAGAGCAGAAAGTCACTCCATTTGACgtcgaaggtgaagttgatgcagaaggtaaagatcTTGGAAT TGATTATGACAAATTGACTAAGAGGTTTGGCGCGTCTTTGATCTCACAGGATGTATTGGACAGATTCGAGAGGTTGACAGGACAAAAACCTCATCCTTTACTTAGAAGAGGAACATTTTATTCCCACCG TGACTTCAACTTGATCCTTGATCGATACGAAAAAGGTCAACCATTCTATCTGTATACTGGACGTGGTCCATCAAGTGATTCGATGCATATGGGTCACTTGATCCCTTTCATGTTCACTGC ATATCTTCAACGAGTGTTCAACGTACCCCTAGTTATCCAGCTCACAG ACGACGAGAAATATCTTCTCGAACGAGATGTaaagaaacaagctgaaatcatgaagaagattaaaggaaagaagccaaTTGACTTGCTCAGACATTACAAGAAGATGGGTCAAGACAATGTCAAAGATATCATCGCTTGCGGCTTTATACCGGAAAaaactttcatcttctctgatTTGGCTCACGTCGG TGGCGCGTTCTACGAGAATGTAGTCCTCATGGCCAAGACCATAACCCAAAGTCAAAGTAGAAACGTCTTTGGTTTCACTGACTC GGATAACGTTGGAATGTTCCATTTCGCTGCTGTCCAAGCTACACCGTCATTCTCAAattctttccctcaaatATTTGGCACACGAGATGATGTACCCGCCTTGATCCCTTGTGCCATAGATCAAGACCCTTAC TTCCTTCTTACTCGGGATGCAGCCGATCGATTGGGATACAAGAAACCAGCCTTGCTTCATTCTAAATTCCTTCCCGCGTTACAAGGTGCAGGTACcaaaatgtcagcttcaaaGGAGAACACAGCAATCTTCATGACCGATGACAGTAAGAAAATCGCcaaaaaaatcaaatcacacGCGTTCTCAGGTGGTGGTGCGACTCAAGAAGAACATCAGAAGAATGGTGGTGACCCAGATGTCGATATCGCATATCAATATCTCAGTTTcttcgaagaggatgattcGAGAATGGTGAAATTAGCTCAG GAATACCGAGCTGGAACTCTCAGTACAAGCGAAATGAAAGCTGCTTGTATCGACAAGATTCAAGAGGTAGTAGCAGAATtccaaaag AACCGAGCTGCTGTCACTGACGAGAACCTCGCATACTTCCAAGATTCAACAAGGAAGATTGACCCTCGACCTAGAGCCAAGGAAAGTGCCGAAGCTGCTGTACCTGCATCTGCTGCATAG